From a region of the Syngnathus scovelli strain Florida chromosome 19, RoL_Ssco_1.2, whole genome shotgun sequence genome:
- the LOC125986808 gene encoding teashirt homolog 1, whose amino-acid sequence MPRRKQQAPRRSSAYGPEDEFGSDKADEEETLQDDALSPDGRDTDYLFNDEEDAGDRFSCQNSPFSNGTNPDAGYASPLSAASDHPADLETPPSVNGARQNLEEKHDETVEPLNGLSLRDSLAKMKAVYANLMSDASWSIAPDVPKAQPKDQVAFGKSNKSEQHHESNGILNNHGRSNVPSKSRSSGPCASANLTPATTVASRTASDSTGVNSGLAYDWHQAALAKTFRHTPYQLLPEPSLFSTVQLYRQNNKLYGPVFTGASKFRCKDCSAAYDTLVGLTIHMNETGHYRDDNKDTEDDRGKKWSKPRKRSLLEMEGKEDAQKVLKCMYCGHSFESLQDLSVHMIKTKHYQKVPLKEPMPALASKLVPSTKKRAFQELMSPGSPDSASSGVPLGETAKEQRLSNPYVTPNNRYGYQNGASYTWQFEARKAQILKCMECGSSHDTLQQLTAHMMVTGHFLKVTNSASKKGKQLVFDPSSEEKFQSIPLPPTTCKLPVPDEKSQTDSPLRPVTPEEEKGEREDGEAEEETETTLEIETKIKEEKEDPPEKSDKPEAKSYQYLREEDLEEAPKGGLDILKSLANTVSSAISKAQTGTPTWGGYPSIHAAYQFQGSLKSTLPSCAQVQPLFSSSAVKVALPSDSSPGSPSSSPSHKNNVQAMEKLVEKVTGKSLGKSEKEEKARCAKSPSPNWKDKRVSPNSDKTDRIHWRSKESRKGMRMKEEDARSPKKARNDVRNNLSIITDHSPERPLLNPLSALQSVMNTHLGKAAKVIAPFGDPFATLHKLNGKSAVTKPADLSAEYQNDEQPMDLTKSRSAHGPAPANGTTVNPQPVSKSASRSSSPPLGENALMDISDMVKNLTGRSTPKSTTPSSASDKSDVDGGTLEDGPEELSPVQRRKGRQSNWNPQHLLILQAQFASSLRETAEGKFVISDLGPQERVRICKFTGLSMTTISHWLANVKYQLKRTGGTKFLKNMDTGQPLFLCGDCASQFRTPSSYIRHLESHLGFTLRDLSKLSIDFLEQQTVGRTDDKTLGQSEFTEHDDDGCKPCVRPFVTKHAIKLHLRKTHGNSPEDHVIFVKEFDKQ is encoded by the exons ATGCCGAGGAGGAAGCAGCAAGCACCGCGGCGCTCATCAG ctTACGGTCCAGAGGACGAATTTGGATCCGACAAGGCAGATGAAGAGGAAACCCTTCAGGATGACGCCCTGTCTCCCGACGGACGGGACACAGACTACTTGTTCAACGACGAGGAGGACGCCGGGGATCGATTCAGCTGCCAGAACTCGCCGTTCAGCAACGGCACAAACCCGGACGCCGGCTACGCCTCGCCGCTCAGCGCGGCCAGCGACCACCCGGCGGACCTGGAGACGCCCCCCTCGGTCAATGGCGCTCGGCAAAATCTGGAGGAGAAACACGATGAGACCGTCGAGCCGCTCAACGGCCTCTCTTTGCGGGACAGTTTGGCCAAAATGAAGGCCGTCTACGCGAACTTGATGTCGGACGCCTCGTGGAGCATTGCTCCGGACGTGCCGAAAGCTCAACCGAAAGACCAGGTCGCGTTCGGCAAGAGCAACAAAAGCGAACAACACCACGAGAGCAACGGGATCCTCAACAACCACGGACGATCAAACGTCCCGTCAAAGAGCCGGTCGAGCGGCCCCTGCGCTAGCGCCAATCTGACCCCTGCCACTACCGTGGCATCGCGAACGGCATCCGACAGCACGGGAGTCAATTCGGGGCTAGCCTACGACTGGCACCAGGCGGCTTTGGCCAAAACCTTTCGCCACACGCCCTACCAGCTTCTCCCAGAACCGAGCCTCTTCAGCACTGTCCAGCTGTACAGGCAAAACAACAAGCTGTACGGACCCGTGTTCACGGGCGCCAGTAAGTTCAGGTGCAAGGACTGCAGCGCGGCCTACGACACCTTGGTGGGCCTGACCATTCACATGAACGAGACGGGCCACTACCGCGACGACAATAAGGACACGGAGGACGATCGGGGCAAGAAGTGGTCCAAGCCTCGTAAGCGCTCCCTGCTGGAAATGGAGGGCAAAGAGGACGCCCAGAAGGTTCTCAAATGTATGTACTGCGGCCACTCTTTTGAGTCCTTGCAGGATCTCAGCGTCcacatgatcaaaacaaaacactatCAGAAAGTGCCTCTGAAAGAACCCATGccggctctggcctccaagctggTCCCGTCCACCAAAAAAAGAGCCTTTCAAGAGTTAATGTCGCCTGGCTCCCCTGACTCTGCGTCCTCCGGCGTCCCGCTGGGAGAGACGGCCAAAGAGCAGAGGCTGAGCAATCCTTACGTCACGCCCAACAACCGCTACGGTTACCAGAACGGCGCCAGCTACACGTGGCAATTCGAGGCCCGCAAGGCGCAAATCCTCAAATGCATGGAGTGCGGCAGTTCCCACGACACCTTGCAGCAACTGACGGCGCACATGATGGTCACGGGTCACTTTCTCAAAGTCACCAACTcggcgtcaaaaaaggggaagcaacTGGTTTTCGATCCCTCTAGCGAGGAGAAATTTCAGTCCATCCCCTTGCCTCCGACGACTTGCAAGCTGCCGGTTCCCGACGAGAAGTCGCAAACCGACTCCCCTTTGCGGCCGGTAACGCCCGAGGAGGAGAAAGGCGAGAGAGAGGATGGTGAGGCAGAAGAAGAGACTGAAACGACATTGGAAATAGAGACAAAAATTAAAGAAGAGAAGGAAGATCCACCTGAGAAGTCAGATAAGCCAGAGGCCAAGTCCTACCAGTATCTCAGAGAAGAGGACTTGGAGGAGGCACCTAAAGGCGGACTGGACATCTTGAAATCATTGGCAAACACGGTGTCGAGCGCAATAAGCAAGGCTCAGACGGGCACCCCGACGTGGGGCGGCTACCCCAGCATCCACGCCGCCTACCAGTTTCAGGGCTCCCTCAAGTCGACGCTTCCGTCTTGCGCCCAGGTTCAGCCTTTATTCAGCAGCAGCGCCGTAAAGGTAGCGCTTCCCTCCGACTCGTCGCCCGGCAGCCCGTCGTCGTCGCCGAGCCACAAGAACAACGTCCAGGCCATGGAGAAACTGGTGGAGAAGGTGACTGGGAAAAGCCTGGGGAAAAGCGAGAAAGAAGAGAAAGCCAGGTGCGCCAAGTCACCGTCGCCAAATTGGAAGGATAAACGTGTTTCGCCCAATTCAGATAAGACCGACAGGATTCATTGGAGAAGTAAAGAGAGTAGAAAAGGTATGCGGATGAAGGAGGAGGACGCAAGGTCTCCCAAAAAGGCCCGCAATGACGTCCGCAACAACCTGAGCATCATTACCGACCACTCCCCAGAGCGGCCCCTCCTTAACCCCCTCAGCGCACTGCAGTCCGTCATGAACACCCACTTGGGCAAAGCCGCCAAGGTGATCGCGCCCTTCGGCGACCCCTTCGCCACGCTCCACAAGCTCAACGGCAAGTCGGCGGTCACCAAGCCGGCCGACCTGTCGGCCGAGTACCAAAACGATGAGCAGCCCATGGACTTGACCAAATCGAGGAGCGCCCACGGACCGGCCCCTGCGAACGGTACCACGGTGAACCCGCAACCGGTCTCCAAAAGCGCGTCCCGGTCATCATCCCCTCCCCTGGGCGAGAACGCTTTAATGGACATATCAGACATGGTGAAGAATCTGACGGGCCGCTCGACGCCCAAGTCCACCACGCCGTCCTCCGCGTCGGACAAGTCGGACGTCGACGGGGGGACTTTGGAGGACGGGCCGGAGGAGCTGTCCCCCGTCCAGAGGAGGAAAGGGCGGCAGTCCAACTGGAATCCGCAGCACCTCCTGATCCTCCAGGCACAGTTCGCCTCCAGCTTGCGCGAGACCGCCGAGGGGAAGTTTGTCATCAGCGACCTGGGCCCGCAGGAGCGGGTACGCATCTGCAAATTCACCGGTCTCTCCATGACCACCATCTCGCATTGGCTGGCCAATGTGAAGTACCAGCTAAAGCGGACCGGCGGCACCAAGTTCCTGAAGAACATGGACACGGGGCAGCCGTTGTTTCTATGCGGCGACTGCGCCTCCCAGTTCAGAACTCCTTCTTCCTACATTCGCCACTTGGAGTCCCACCTGGGCTTCACCCTGCGGGACCTCTCCAAGCTCTCCATAGACTTCCTGGAGCAGCAGACGGTCGGCAGGACGGACGATAAGACCCTCGGTCAGTCGGAGTTCACGGAACACGACGACGACGGGTGCAAACCGTGCGTTAGGCCCTTCGTGACCAAGCACGCTATCAAACTGCACCTGCGCAAGACGCACGGCAACTCGCCCGAGGACCACGTGATCTTTGTCAAAGAGTTTGACAAGCAGTGA